TTCCTAGGCGTGCTTGACAACGGCGAAATTCAAGGTGTTGATGTGACCGATGAACTGCTGAAAAATGTCGCCGCCATCCGTACAGATGGAAACATCCAGCCGCAGCCATCTATGATCGTCGAAAAAGTTTCTATGGAAGAAGGCGAGATTGTCATGGTAAAAGTGGACCCGTCGGTATTTCCTCCCGTCAGATACAAAGGGCGAATCTGGATTCGTACAGGCCCGCGTAGGGGCGTGGCCAACGAAAATGACGAGCATATCCTCATGGAAAAAAGGCGCGCCAACGTGAAGTCGTTCGATTCTTCTCCCTGCTTGAATGCGACGATAGATGACTTGGACTTGCGACTTTTCAAGCATTATTTTTTGCCCAAGGCCATGTCGGATGAAGAACTTGAAGCAGAAAACAAGGCGAATAGCGATGTAAGATACCAGCTGAGCGCTTTCGGTTTTTTTGATGTGTTGCATAATTGCCCGACTAATGCAGCAATGTTGTTCTTTGCCAAAAACCTGCGGAGATTTATTCCCGGCGCTTATGTTCAATATGTGCGTTTCGCGGGCAAGGATCGTTCCGGGGACATTTTGACAGAACATGAGTTCAAGGGAAACCTCTGTACGGCTCTGCCAGAACTCGACACATTCATCAAGACGACCATTGCAAACCGGCGCCCCGTACCTGTCAGCGCGTTGCGAGAGGAATCCGTGGTGGATTACCCCGATTGGGCGACTCGTGAGTTGCTGATGAACGCAATTTGCCATAGGGATTACACCTCGCATGGCCCCATACAGTTTTACCAGTTTGATGACCGGATCGAAATCATGAACCATGGCGGTTTGTATGGCCGTGCGAACGAAGAAAACTTCCCGAATGTGAACGATTACCGCAATATCGTGGTTGCCGAGGCAATGAAGGTTCTTGGATTTGTCAACCGTCATAGCCGCGGTGTATTGAGGGTGCAGAAAGAGCTGGTCGCCAACGAAAACGGGGAGGCAATTTACGATTTTGGTTACCAAACAGCGGTCTTGGTATGCGAAAAAAGGTCACCATTAGGGGACCGAATGACTGCTGCTGCAATCGCTAATGGCTATTTGACCGAAAATGACAAAATTCGTTCAAATTCAGCAATTTCGGACGAAAAACCGTCACAAAAAGGGACAAAAAAAGGGACACGAAAAGGGACAAAAATAAAGGTTCCTGTGTTTCCATCGAAAATTGTAGAGGATGTTTTCGAGGCGTTAAAAATCAATCCGAAGGCAAGGTTGTCTTGGCTTGCCGATAACCTTGGCGTTAGCGAAAGAACAATCAAGCGAGCTGTAAACGACCTGAAAGAACTCGGCTACATAAATTCCGAGCATTCCAAAGTAAAAGGCGTTTGGCAGTTGCTGAAATAAAAACCATTAACCAAAAGTGAGGAAAAAATGGACTATACATTTACAGAAAAAGAAACCGAAATGATGTTCAATTGGGGCTATACCTCCGAAATAGAGCATGGTTTCGAAGCTGAAGAACAAAAATTGTACGATAAGTTGGAACGGATCTTTACTCCGTTGCAAAAAGAGAAAAGTGAATCTCGTAAGATTGTAGAATTTTTTGAAGAAATATGCGATACATATAAGGGAGTGTCATATTCTTTGCGAATTCCTGGGGGCAATTGTATAAGATTCGTTGATATTGATAAGGATCTTTGCTTTGACACGAAGAAAACGAAATACACGGATGTGGTGCTTGAGGTGTCAAAAATGATAAATAAGTTGAAACTGAAGAAGCGGGAGGCAAAATAAGAAACATCTAATTCTCTAACGAGCTGTTGGAGTTTTTGCATTTTCGTTTTATCGGCAGCCAACTGCTACCGATTTATGATTGTTACAAATTAAGTCCACTGATGGCTGAATTGGTGATTTGAAAATCAATATGCAAAAAGGAGATTGTATTTGATGTTCAATGCTTTACTCGCTTGGCTGAAAGATGAGAAAGTCTTCCTGAAAGTCCAGGCGGGCACCGGCGACAACCTGCTCGAAGAAGACATCCGGGAAGGGTTCACCGACTATTGCCTATGGTCCACGTTCCGGCCGGAATGCATCGACACCGACGGCGAGCTCGACATGGAATGCCTGGACAGCGGCATGGTCCTGTTCTGGGAAAACTGCACCCCCGGAGAGGCGCTGGAATCGAGCTACCAGCAAGCCTTCGGCACCGCCTTCGACAAGGACGACATCGCGGT
This genomic window from uncultured Fibrobacter sp. contains:
- a CDS encoding RNA-binding domain-containing protein, with product MDESIKDEIRALLNDLESDRIERTISTTNTDKFGQAICAFANDLPNHQMPGFLFLGVLDNGEIQGVDVTDELLKNVAAIRTDGNIQPQPSMIVEKVSMEEGEIVMVKVDPSVFPPVRYKGRIWIRTGPRRGVANENDEHILMEKRRANVKSFDSSPCLNATIDDLDLRLFKHYFLPKAMSDEELEAENKANSDVRYQLSAFGFFDVLHNCPTNAAMLFFAKNLRRFIPGAYVQYVRFAGKDRSGDILTEHEFKGNLCTALPELDTFIKTTIANRRPVPVSALREESVVDYPDWATRELLMNAICHRDYTSHGPIQFYQFDDRIEIMNHGGLYGRANEENFPNVNDYRNIVVAEAMKVLGFVNRHSRGVLRVQKELVANENGEAIYDFGYQTAVLVCEKRSPLGDRMTAAAIANGYLTENDKIRSNSAISDEKPSQKGTKKGTRKGTKIKVPVFPSKIVEDVFEALKINPKARLSWLADNLGVSERTIKRAVNDLKELGYINSEHSKVKGVWQLLK